The DNA sequence AGAGCAGACATTATAAATTGAGGACTATCAATACATCAAAACAAACGACGAAGGCACCTACGGAGTTGTCTACAGAGCAACCCATAAGCAGACAGGAGAATTAGTTGCTGTAAAGCAGCTCAAGTTTTTTAGACTCCGAGGAAAGTTTCTCCATCGCCGCTGCAAGAGAGCTCAAGCTCTTGATGAATTTTTggcatgaaaatattgtattagtcCACGAGCTAGCGATGGGCTCAAgcagaaataagtatttattgtaatggAATATCTGCCTCATCAATTAAGAAGTTTAATGGATACAGTGCGCAGCAAAAAACGAACGTTTGGCTCAGAAAATGTACATTGTCTGATGCACCAACTCATTAGCGCGATGGCGTATCTACACCAGAATCGTGTTATTCACCGGGATCTCAAACTCGAAAACATACTGATTTGTAAAGATGGTTATTTGAAGGTGGCAGATTTCGAAATGGCGCGAGAATGTAAGTCACCTCTTCGGCAATATACACCGGGCATGTGTACACTGTGGTACCGGGCGCCAGAACTACTCCTTTTGAGCACAGAATACTCCACTtctgtcgacatgtggagtataGGCTGTATTTTCGCAGAATTCATCAACTTGTGGCTACTGTTCCAGGGCAAATCGGAGTGTGatcaattaaagaaaatatttaaggtaCGCCGTCAGACACCGTTTGGCGTGGTTACAGTACCTTGCCACTTGTTAAAGACATTAACATTCGATGAGTATCCACCGAGCGGGTTGTGCAAGGAGCACGAGATACTTTCTGATAGCGGATTAGCTTTACTGCAAAGTTTGTTAACGTATGACCCAAACAGACGAATAACAGCGAAGGAAGCTTTACAgcacaaatattttgaagacGAACGGGTGGGGCAAGGTCCGGCTGAGTTTCTGAAATCTCTGGACTTGGAGGATGACCATGAGGACACAGGCTCTGACACAGGAGACGACGAGCATTCTGGCTCTGCCACATAGGATGTCGAAAAGTCCGACTCTGACTCGGAAGACGCCGAACAGTCCAGCTCTGACACAAAAGATGACGAGTACTCCGGATATGTGTCGGAAGTCGAGTCACCTAACTGTTCAGTATGCAATGTAGTAGAAGATGTGCACCATATTTTATCGGAGTGTATTCGGGGCGAAgttaaaagaaaactattttttccTACATCTAATTATGATGTTGGTAAATATAACAGTGTTTTGTCTCTCCCATTATCGGACAAAGCAAGAAAATATCTGTATTATCCGGATAGTAAAAAGGAACGGATAACAATTAACGACTGCTCTTACAAACAACTGGTTGAGCACTGACTAAGAAAATGAGATTCGACATATCGGCGTAAAGGGGGAGGGAGTGTCGCCGCCCGTTAGAGCGAGACAGGTATAGTTGGCTGTGATTGGTGGAACTCTTTATCAGTAACtcgctacttgtgataccgtagctTAGTACTTAAGCGACACGGGTGCGTtagcaaattaaatttacatatcAGCTTTTACAGTCTACCGTAAACACCAATTATCATATTACCATCGAGATGGCTTACGGTAACTCGGGAAAACCTGGCCGCACAGAGAATGCACTTTGTGTAATATCGCTTGGAGCTGAGCCAGTTATTGAACAGCGTCAAGTGCCGACTGCAGTGGAACAGTCGCATGAAGAACTCGTTTCGTACATAAGAGAAGTTCGTGAGAAAAGTAGAAGACTGTATCTTGACGTTAAGAAGTTAAGAACAGCCGTAGGTACTTCAAAACACTATTGAAGTACCTGGAGAAGTATTCTCCGAAAAcaaaacggcccttttcagggccatcATACGATTCATATAATTagagtttctatttaacagatatcgtcaaaaacaaaaaacgtaaaattatcCCTATCCCCTATTTCCTCGTCCTGAACACTACGTAATTACAAGAGGTGTTTGGAAAAGAACAATCCGTTACTTCATCCGAGTATCGCAGGTTCCCTCCCTGACATGTCGTtcccctaaaataaaataaaatttaaaggcTGACTGAAAGACGACAGGTAATAGAAGTATACGACTGGAGTCCAACAGCTGTctaatggtgctcccacacagcggttatatgtataacgttatacaacaatgtgtaacaataacatttgtgtttaaacaaattataacagtggttgtagagtatgttacatgttgttataaatgttacacaatgttgtataacgttatataactgctgtgtgggagcaccataacACAAAGTAAAGTAACTTTTGCGTCTTTCcaagataaaattacaaatgttaCATTTTGGAACTCTTTATCAGCaacccgctacttgtgatacTGTAGCATAGTACTTAAGCGACCCGGGTGCGCTAGCAAATTATACTCAACCACGAGAACACTTAAAATGACTGCCACCAGAATGGTCACAATGGTCACCAAGGTCAGTGATAGTCGGATTGGTCGATATATTCGGCGAAAGTTGTACAAAGAGCGTAGACGGCAGCGTCTTGCACAACTAGAGAAGCGGCGGATTGACGATAGGGTGACTGGACTGCCGCCGGTGATCGCCCTGCCCTGGGATTGGCGTCCGTGTCACGCCAGTAAACCTATCGACATTCCGCCGAGGAAACGCTTATTCTAGATCCAAGGATCGAAACaaaaggcccttttcagggccacaatTTTATTCTTCAATTTCTATTTCACTTacagtcaaaaacaaaaacgtaaCAGCAAATGAGTTGCATCACAAAGAAAAAACCTCTCGTATTATTTAAGGTGTTAGTATATCATTACCTAATCTGGAATTAAAATTacgataattatttatataactgACCCTTTAGAGCATTAATGCTCCATTTGAAGATGTATTAAATAGAACGTGCAATAAGAATCAGGATATGACATTAGCATATAATGACGATATATACAATGATGGACTAATCATAATTGAAGATAAAATTCATGAGATTTGCTATAAATCACTAACCGATTTTGGGCTTCCTGTATCAAAAAGGATTAATTCACTTAATCATCTGGATCCGTTAGAAATAGCATTGCGAAAACCGtagtatttaaatgaattaaataattacattactcAAAATGACCAAAATTAGTTAATGATCAGGTAACAGCGTATAATTGTATTATGCTAAGTGTTTGTTATAGTGAAGGAAAAGTTTTTCTTTTGGATGATCTCGGTGGAACCGGCAAGACTTTCATTACTAATCTTATGTTAGCAAAAGGAAGGTCTTAGGGTAAGCAGGCTTTGGCAGTTGCGTAGTCAGGTGTCGCTTCAACTTTACTTTTAAACTGCCTTTTAACTTACTGTTTCATTATAGAAAGATAGCGTGTGCTCTATACGTAAAAATAGACCGTAAAATGGTTGGGAAAAGTGTCAGTGTCAAAAATGGGGAACCCGACATGATGCttaggtattattaaaaaataactgtattatCCGGATAGTTAAAAGGAACGAATAACAATGAGCGACTGCTCTGACGAACGACTGGTTAAGCACTGACTTGGTAAATGAGATTCGACTCATCGACAGACCGGCGTAAAGGGGGTAAAGGAGTGTCGCCGCCCGTTAGAGCGAGACAGGTATAGTTTGCTGTGATTGGTGCAACTCTTTATCAGCAACCCGCTACTTGTAATACCGTAGCTTAGTACTTAAGCGACCCGGGTGCGCTAGTAAATTTACAAATCAGATTATTACAGTCTACCGTAAACAccaattatcatattattatcgatATGGCTTACGGTAACTCGGGAAAACCTGGCCGCACAGAGAATGCACTTTGTGTAATATCGCTTGGAGCTGAGCCAGTTATTGAACAGCGTCAAGTGGCGACTGCAGTGGAACAGTCGCATGAAGAACTCGTTTCTTACATAAGAGAAGTTCGTGAGAAAAGTAGAAGACTGTATCTTGACGTTAAGAAGTTAAGAACAGTCAGAGGTACTTCAAAACCATATTAAAGTACCTGGAGAAGTATTCTCCGAGAAcaaaacggcccttttcagggccatcATACGATTCATATAagaacagtttctatttaacagatatcGTCGAAAACAAAATCCTAACATTTACCCTTTCCCCATCCCCTATTTCCTCGTCTTGAACACTACGTAATTACAAGAGGTGTTTGGAAGAGAACAATGCGTTACTTCATCCGAGTATTGCAGGGTCTATCCTTGACACGTCGTTCacctaaaaaaaattaattaaaggctGGCTGAAATACAATAGATAGTACATGACTGGAGTCCAACAGCTATCTAACACAAAGTAAAGTAACTCTTGCGTCTTTCCAAGATAAAATTACTAATGTTAATTAGTACAGTCCGCAACAACAAGCGGCGAAACAGAAGTGATAATGTCCATCAACACACAATACTAGTGTTACACTTAAACCAATTCAACAGAGCGTCTTCTGTAACTTTTCGTTGTCGTACGGTACCTCGTCACGGTAAAGTTCCGGAGCACCTAAGCGAtgcggtattattattattcttagtttttttttttagcaataAGTGCCGATCAGGTGTCCTTGCAATAAACTGCCCCTTACTGTTTCTTTACGGAAAGATAACATGTGCTCTATACATAAACATGATTTagtttaagaaataaatcaagCAGGcgcaaaaattaaataactataaatcTACCAtcgaattaaattaaacaattatattcttgaattaaataaatatggataaCCCGACATGGTATGTAGAGTTCTCTAAAAAGGAACGGATAACAATGAACGACTGGTTGAGCACTGAGTCTGCAAATCAGATTCGACTAATCGACATATCGGCGTAAAGGGGGTAAAGGAGGGTCGCCGCCCGTTAGAGCGAGACAAGTATAGTTGGCTATGATTGGTGGAACTCTCTATCAGCgacccgctacttgtgataccgtgGCTTAGTACTTAAGCGACCCGGGTGCGCtagcaaattaaatttatatatcaGCTTTTACACTCTACCGTAAACACcgattatcatattattatcgatATGGCTTACGGTAACTCGGGAAAATCTGGCCGCACAGAGAATGCACTTTGTGTAATATCGCTTGGAGCTGAGCCATCTCCTGTCAGACCACCAACCGGTGTGTCTGACTCTCGAGGACATCCCGCAGCACCTGCGACCTCTTCCTCCTCGCCCACGGCGGGACTGGCGCACCTTCGCCGCGCACATGGCGCGGAACTCGCCGTCCTACCGCGTCGACACGCCCGCGGACGTGGACCGCCTCGCCGACGACTTCGCCGCGGCCACACAGGCCGCACTCGACGAGGCCCAGACGGCGAGCACCGCGACGCCTAGGAGGCCGACACCACTCCCGGCCTCCATACTCGCCATGATCGAGAGGAAGAGGAGACTTCGCAGGTCGTGGCAAAGGACCCGCTGCCCGACCATGAAGAGTTCGCTCAACGCTCTGGCTGCGAAGATCTCGTCCGCCGTGGCAAACCACGCGGGCGAGTCGTGGCAACGCGCCATCGAGCGAGCGACAGATGATTGGTCGGGCATTCACCGACTGTGCCGCAGCCTCGCAGGGAAGCCGGCTCCGATTAGGCCCCTACTGGCCGGCGACGGAACCCCCCGTTACCGTGCCGAGGACCGCGCGGAGCTCTTCGCCGACTCCCTGGAGGCTTCGTTCCAGCCGAACCCAGCCCGCAACGTGCAACACACAGCAGCCATCGAAGAACAGGTCGAACGGTACCTGGAGCAGCCGATCCTCCCCGATGAGGACCCCATCGTGTTCTCCCCTGGCCTGGTGCGGCGTATGGCTCTCCGAGCCCCACTACGCAAGGCACCCGGTCCGGACGGCATCCCCAATGAGGCCCTTCGCCGCCTGCCGCCGCGAGGAATCGCGACGCTGACCCGACTCTTCAACGGGATCCTCCGCACCGGACACTTCCCGGCCAAGTGGAAGCTCGGCAGAGTTATCATGCTGCCCAAACAGGGGAAGAACACGCTGCTGCCGGGGAgctatcgccccatcacgctccTGGACACCGTATCGAAGCTCTTCGAGAAGCTGCTGCTGTTGCACCTGCGCCCACACCTCCAGCCACGCGGCGAACAGTTCGGCTTTAGGGCCGAACACTCCACGACCCAACAGGTTGCGAGGGTACTGCACGACCTGGCCGCCGCGCGTAACAAGCGCGAGCGGGCCGCTGCAGTATTCCTCGACATGGAGAAGGCGTTCGACCGCGTCTGGCACGCCGGCCTGCTCAGCAAGCTGGCCACATCTACTACTCCTCGTCGACTAGTTAAGATCGTGGCCACCTTCCTGCACGGCAGAACCTTCCAAGTGGCAGTGGAAGGCTCTCTGTCGACTGAGCGCGGCATCCAAGCCGGCGTGCCCCAGGGAAGCTGCATCTCACCCGTGTGCTACTGCGTGTACACGGACGACATCCCCGTCGTGGACGGCGCCAAGCTCGCCCTCTACGCGGACGACGCGGCGCTCTACACGACGTCGCTGAACGCCCGGCACGCAGTAGTCAAACTACAGCGCGCCCTAGATGCACTCCCTGACTGGCTGGAGAAGTGGAGACTGGCTGTGAACGTGGCCAAGACTCAAGCGCTCGCCGTGGGGATCATGAAGCCGGACACCATGACTCTGATGGGTGAGCCAATACGGTGGGCGCCGAGAGTTAAATACCTCGGCGTGACCATCGACCGCTCCCTGTCCATGACGCCCCACGTGCAGCAGGCTGTTGCtcaggcgcgcgccgcccgtcaCCTCCTGCGCCCGGTCCTCGACTCGTCGCTGCCGCTCCGTGCGAAGCTCGGCATCTACAAGGCCTACATTCGGACACGGCTTACCTACGCCGCCCCG is a window from the Spodoptera frugiperda isolate SF20-4 chromosome 10, AGI-APGP_CSIRO_Sfru_2.0, whole genome shotgun sequence genome containing:
- the LOC126911162 gene encoding cyclin-dependent kinase 2 homolog, whose translation is MAYLHQNRVIHRDLKLENILICKDGYLKVADFEMARECKSPLRQYTPGMCTLWYRAPELLLLSTEYSTSVDMWSIGCIFAEFINLWLLFQGKSECDQLKKIFKVRRQTPFGVVTVPCHLLKTLTFDEYPPSGLCKEHEILSDSGLALLQSLLTYDPNRRITAKEALQHKYFEDERVGQGPAEFLKSLDLEDDHEDTGSDTGDDEHSGSAT